In Populus nigra chromosome 10, ddPopNigr1.1, whole genome shotgun sequence, the following proteins share a genomic window:
- the LOC133705632 gene encoding uncharacterized protein LOC133705632 isoform X5, giving the protein MEEQEELLGGNGVGIRVSTFDYSVENHFKEMDMISKLCGEAQTDSVDEIEIQCYKSSITFLSEWKLYKYDPRIIRFASETDNSLEKCVLSGINLPLFSSATVPKERPDVGATSPESSKDFVMYVGGSVLALDWCPRVHERPDNHIKREFVAISAHPPESYYHKIGVPLTGRGMVQIWCVLNVGGDEEALPMKKSKLGARYNVSKMDKSVELNRPKGRPRKKPIEESSRNEATKALAKMPKGRPRKRPIEESPCNEATELISAKRPKGRPRKKPIEESPSNEAIEEILAPVNEATKENLAQVKRGGRPRKNPTNESLDSLDSSNQYVQALSVEYPQDSPGLLSIEGISQNSQDEAKQKHKVKEQKKFTKQLFDCNANLKTTAQSRRLNSNARKGSDSGDVACPLLLIHNEDDNVSLDINSTSSTVNYQTHENSGLNTAMPAYGSDNVSLDINPTSSIPNDADLPRVVLCLAHNGKVAWDVKWQPCNAPPSKFQHRMGYLAVLLGNGSLEVWDVPLPHAMKSVYSSSNLEGTDPRFVKIKPVFRCSTLKCGGIQSIPLAVEWSTSYPHDYLLAGCHDGTVALWKFSASGASGDTRPLLCFSADTVPIRAIAWVPSESDQESPNLILTAGHMGLKFWDIRDPFRPLWDLHPAPKLIYSLDWLPDPRCIILSFDDGTMRLLSLARAAYDAAVNGKPSVGPKQLGMHVVNCSSFAIWSVQVSRLTGMVAYCSADGTVCRFQGPILLHLLMLSARRGETTLYP; this is encoded by the exons atggaagaacaagaagaattaTTAGGAGGCAATGGTGTTGGCATTAGAGTTTCAACATTCGATTATTCAGTTGAGAATCACTTTAAAGAAATGGACATGATTTCTAAACTTTGTGGAGAAGCACAAACTGATTCcgtggatgaaattgaaattcagTGCTATAAGTCCTCTATCACTTTTTTGAG TGAGTGGAAGCTTTATAAGTACGACCCGAGAATAATTAGGTTTGCTAGTGAAACGGATAATTCTCTGGAGAAGTGTGTTCTCAGTGGAATAAATCTACCGCTGTTCTCATCTGCAACTGTTCCTAAG GAGAGACCAGATGTTGGTGCCACTTCTCCAGAATCCAG TAAAGATTTTGTGATGTATGTTGGAGGGTCTGTTTTGGCATTGGATTGGTGTCCTAGGGTTCATGAAAGGCCTGACAATCATATCAAACGCGAG TTTGTTGCTATTTCTGCCCATCCTCCTGAATCTTACTATCACAAAATAGGTGTACCACTTACTGGCAGAGGCATGGTCCAGATATGGTGTGTTTTAAATGTCGGTGGGGATGAGGAAGCACTTCCAATGAAGAAATCAAAACTGGGAGCTCGATACAATGTATCCAAGATGGACAAATCAGTTGAATTAAACAGGCCAAAAGGAAGACCTAGAAAAAAGCCAATAGAAGAATCATCCAGAAATGAAGCCACAAAGGCTTTAGCTAAGATGCCAAAAGGAAGACCTAGAAAAAGACCAATAGAAGAATCACCCTGTAACGAAGCCACGGAGTTGATTTCAGCTAAAAGGCCTAAAGGAAGACCTAGAAAAAAGCCAATAGAAGAATCACCCAGTAATGAAGCCATAGAGGAGATTTTAGCTCCAGTTAATGAAGCGACAAAGGAGAATTTAGCTCAAGTTAAGAGGGGAGGACGGCCTAGGAAGAACCCAACAAATGAATCTCTTGATAGTTTGGATAGCAGCAACCAGTATGTCCAAGCTCTCTCTGTTGAATACCCACAAGATTCACCTGGACTGCTTTCTATAGAAGGGATTTCTCAAAACAGCCAAGATGAGGCCAAACAAAAACACAaggtgaaagaacaaaaaaaattcaccaaaCAGCTATTTGATTGTAATGCAAATCTTAAAACTACTGCACAAAGTAGAAGATTGAATAGTAATGCAAGGAAGGGAAGTGATTCTGGTGATGTTGCGTGTCCACTGTTATTGATTCATAATGAAGATGATAATGTTTCTTTGGATATCAACTCTACATCTTCAACTGTAAACTACCAAACACATGAGAATTCTGGACTCAACACTGCAATGCCAGCTTATGGTTCTGATAATGTTTCTTTGGATATCAATCCTACTTCTTCCATTCCAAATGATGCTGATTTGCCAAGAGTTGTATTATGCCTAGCTCACAATGGAAAAGTCGCATGGGATGTCAAATGGCAGCCTTGTAATGCACCCCCTTCCAAATTCCAGCATCGCATGGGTTATCTTGCTGTCTTGTTGGGAAATGGATCTTTGGAAGT ATGGGATGTTCCTCTCCCCCATGCTATGAAATCAGtttattcttcttctaatttAGAAGGCACAGATCCTCGCTTTGTAAAGATAAAGCCAGTATTCAGATGTTCCACTCTGAAGTGTGGAGGTATACAGAG CATCCCTTTGGCAGTAGAGTGGTCAACTTCATACCCTCATGATTACCTACTTGCTGGATGCCATGATGGAACA GTTGCTTTGTGGAAATTCTCTGCAAGTGGCGCATCTGGTG ATACAAGGCCTTTGCTTTGTTTCAGCGCAGATACAGTTCCTATTAGAGCAATTGCATGGGTCCCATCTGAAAG TGACCAAGAGAGTCCAAATCTTATCCTCACTGCTGGACATATGGGCCTGAAGTTTTGGGACATACG TGATCCATTCCGACCTTTGTGGGACCTCCATCCAGCACCAAAACTCATATATAGCCTGGATTGGCTGCCGGATCCAAG atgtataattttatcctttgatgATGGAACAATGAGACTCCTCAGCCTGGCAAGGGCTGCATATGATGCTGCCGTCAATGGAAAACCTTCTGTTGGACCAAAACAACTAGGGATGCACGTTGTTAATTGTTCTTCCTTCGCTATCTGGAGCGTTCAAGTGTCAAGGCTTACGG gCATGGTTGCATATTGCAGTGCAGATGGTACTGTTTGCCGCTTCCAG GGGCCTATCCTCTTACACTTGTTAATGTTGAGTGCTAGGAGAGGGGAGACCACATTGTATCCATGA